In the genome of Mixta calida, the window ACTGGCGGATAATCCGTAAATATGAGGCTGAAGGAAGCGACGGGAAAAAGCGTGACGGAATATATCACGCCGCTGACAGCAGTCCTTAATCGACGATAAACAGCTTCGCGCCGCCGGGAGAAGAGGAGCGATGCGCTTCGGCGTTGTCCGCCACCTGATAGCTCATGCCCGGCGTTAAAATAAAGGTGCGGCCATCTTCCAGCTCGGTATGCAGCTCCCCTTCGAGGCAGTAAAGAATATGCCCTTTATCGCACCAGTGATCGGCCAGATAACCAGCGGAATATTCGACGATCCTGACGCGAATATCGTTAAAGCGTTGGGTACGCCACAGCGCGTATCCCCGCTCGCCCAAATGCTTTTCCGATACGATTTTATGCCAGTCCGTAGTGCCGAAAGGAAGATTGTTGATTTGCATACCAGCCTCTGTGTAAGGAAACGATAGAAAACGATTTTTACAGCGTAAGGACAAATGGTACTTAAGCAGAGCGGGCGCTCTGTTACGACATGACAGCAGGATAAAAAAGCCGACGCAAGGTCGGCTTTTTTAGCAGGATTAACGTGCCGGGGAGGCGGAAGGCGATTTCATGTAGCGGAAGAAATCGCTGTCCGGGCTCAGCACCATCACGTCCTGGTTATCGCTGAAGCTTTTCTCATAGGCGCGCAGGCTGCGGATAAAGGCGTAGAAGCCCGGATCCTGGCTGAACGCGTCGGCAAACAGCTTCGCCGCTTCGGCATCGCCTTCACCACGGGTGATCAGCCCCTGACGCTGTGCTTCCGCCAGCGTGCGAGTTACCTGATAATCTGCCTGAGCGCGCAGTTTTTCCGCTTCTTCCTGACCTTGCGAACGCTGACTACGCGCTACCGCTTCACGTTCGGCGCGCATACGGTTGTAGATAGCGTCGGAAACCTCGGTCGGCAGATTAATCTGCTTGATGCGCACATCCACCACTTCGATGCCCAGCGCCGCCATACTGTTCGGATTGATCGACGGTTCATCGGTCTTGGTTTCACGCGCGACGCGTGCCGCAGCATGCGCAATCGCATCGTCCGCCGCTGGCGTCTGGACTTCGTCATCGCGTCCGGCGCTGCCGGTATTGAGCGCGTCGCGCACGTCGGTCGTCAGGCGGCCGCGTGAATCAGTGACGATATCTTTCACGTCGAGGCGGCCCATTTCAGAACGCAAACGGTCGCTAAACTTGCGTTTCAGCAGCACTTCCGCCTGTGAAACATCGCCGCCGCCGGTAGCCAGATAGTAACGGCTGAAATCGCTGATGCGCCATTTGATATAAGAATCGACGATCAGATCCTTTTTCTCTTTGGTCACAAAGCGATCGGCCTGGTTATCCATGGTCTGAATACGGGCGTCCAGCGTTTTAACGGATTCCAGGAACGGAATTTTAAAGTGCAGGCCCGGCGCAAACACCAGCGGCTTGTTCTCATCGTCACGCAGAACTTTGCCGAAACGCAGCACGATGCCGCGCTGGCCTTCCTGAACCACGAACAATGACGCGTACAGCACCACCAGTACAACAATAATTAATACGATTAATGGCTTACGCATCGTTTACTCTCTCCCTTCGCGCTGGGTGTCGTTGCGCAGTGCGTTGGCACGACGCTGATCCATAATGTCGTCCGGGCTGAACGACGAACCGCTGCTGGCGCGATCGTTGCTGACAGAGGTCGACGGCAGGCGCATCAGGCTGCTGCTCTCCTGGCTGCTACGGGTTGAGCTGGAAGAACCCTGACCGCGCATCAGCTGATCCAGCGGCAGCACCATCAGATTGTTGTTGCTGTTGCTGACCAACACTTTACGGGTATGGCTCAGCACGCGCTCCATCGTTTCGAT includes:
- a CDS encoding DHCW motif cupin fold protein, coding for MQINNLPFGTTDWHKIVSEKHLGERGYALWRTQRFNDIRVRIVEYSAGYLADHWCDKGHILYCLEGELHTELEDGRTFILTPGMSYQVADNAEAHRSSSPGGAKLFIVD
- the hflC gene encoding protease modulator HflC, giving the protein MRKPLIVLIIVVLVVLYASLFVVQEGQRGIVLRFGKVLRDDENKPLVFAPGLHFKIPFLESVKTLDARIQTMDNQADRFVTKEKKDLIVDSYIKWRISDFSRYYLATGGGDVSQAEVLLKRKFSDRLRSEMGRLDVKDIVTDSRGRLTTDVRDALNTGSAGRDDEVQTPAADDAIAHAAARVARETKTDEPSINPNSMAALGIEVVDVRIKQINLPTEVSDAIYNRMRAEREAVARSQRSQGQEEAEKLRAQADYQVTRTLAEAQRQGLITRGEGDAEAAKLFADAFSQDPGFYAFIRSLRAYEKSFSDNQDVMVLSPDSDFFRYMKSPSASPAR